In the Pseudonocardia sediminis genome, AGCACGGCGACGGCGAGCAGGGCGCCGTCGCGCGCGAGTTCGAGTCCGTAGGTGGGTGACTCACCGGGCGCCAGCGCCCCGCCGGAGCCGAAGCAGCCGCAGTCGATCTGCAGGCCGCGAGCCCAGGCCGAGGCGATCCCGACGACGAACGCGCCCATCAGCAGCACCGACAGCACGCCCGCGACCCGGACACCGAGGCCCACCACCAGGAGCACACCGAGCACGATCTCGACGACGGGGAGCCCGGCGCCGAGGACCTGGGCGGCCGGGTCGGGGAGCAG is a window encoding:
- a CDS encoding MauE/DoxX family redox-associated membrane protein, which produces MTTDVDLPPRAARTDVLSWLVLAGRLVLGGVWIVAGALKVTDLDASVRAVRAYRLLPDPAAQVLGAGLPVVEIVLGVLLVVGLGVRVAGVLSVLLMGAFVVGIASAWARGLQIDCGCFGSGGALAPGESPTYGLELARDGALLAVAVLLTWRPSGRFALDDRPVTRQGDR